From the genome of Flavobacterium sediminis:
CTTGTCTTCTGCGGTTTCAATTGTAGAGATATGGGATAAAGAATTGTACGAAAATGCAATTGAGGATTCCGCTCAGGATTTTGCAGATTTAGCAGAAGAGGTAATGGGTAATTTTAATATTGACGAAGATGGAATATCATAATCCGGTTTTATTAAAAGAAACGGTAGATGGTTTGAATATTAAACCGGATGGGGTTTATGTGGATGTGACTTTTGGCGGGGCGGACATTCCCGTGAGATAATGTCGCGATTGGGAGATCGTGGGAAATTGATAGCTTTTGATCAGGACGAAGATGCGTTGCGGAATGCTATTGATGACGAGCGTTTTTTGTTGATTAATGAGAATTTCAGAAATATTAAAAGGTTCTTACGCTTTCACGGAATTAAAAAAGTGGACGGTATTTTAGCGGATCTGGGAGTTTCATCTCATCAGTTTGATGTGGCGGAAAGAGGTTTTTCTATTCGTTTTGATGCTGAACTGGATATGCGTATGAGTCAGAAAGGTGAGTTAAGTGCTTTTCATGTAGTGAACGAATATAGTGAGCAGGATCTGAAAAGGGTTTTTGTACAATATGGCGAATTGAAGAATGGTGGGGCGATGGCAAACGTAATTGTGTCGGCACGAAAAGATAAGCAAATTCGCAATACCGAACATTTAAAGCAAGTGCTGGCGAAGTTTTTACCGGCTCACAAGAGTAACAAGATATTGGCTCAGATCTATCAGGCGATCCGTATTGAAGTGAATCAGGAAATTGAAGTGTTGAAGGAGTTTTTAGAGCAATCACTGGAATTGTTAAATCCGGGCGGACGTTTGAGTGTGATTTCGTATCACTCATTGGAAGATCGTTTGGTTAAACGCTTTATGCGAAACGGAATGTTTGAAGGAGAGCCGGAACGAGATTTCTTTGGGAACTTTGAAGTGCCGTTTAAAATTATAGAACGTTTGATTGTGCCGACTGAGGAAGAAATCGAGCTAAACAACAGGGCAAGAAGTGCGAAATTAAGAGTGGCGGAAAAATTATAAAAAATGAAGAACGGTATATACAGTTTGTTGAAAGCTAAGTTTCTGGTAAGTGACGACGCACTTAAGAACTGGAAGTTTATTGTTTTTCTGATCTTTTTAGCTATGATAATGATTGCTAATAATCACAGGTACGATGCTAAAAATTATAAAATAACCGAATTGACCAACCGAGTAAAGGAGTTGCGTTCGGAATTTGTGGACAGACGGTCAGAGCTGATGAAGTTGAAAATGGAATCGACCGTCGCTAAAAAAATGGAAAAAAGAGAGATTTACCCGGCAAGTGTACCGCCGACAAAAATAATAGTAAAGAAAAGTATAAAAGAAGAAAAAAGTTTTTTTGACCGTTTCAAATTATGGCAGTAAAACCGAAAAATACAAATTATAGAATGTATGGCGTAGCTTTCACAATATTTGTGATAGCTATTTTGGTTTTGGTCAAATTGAATAATATTCAATGGGTAGAAGGAGAATACTACCGAAAATTAGCAAAAGAACGAACCGTTAAGAACTTTACCATTCCGGCTAATAAAGGAAATGTGTATTCGGCTGATGGCAGTCTTTTGGCAACTTCAATTCCGGAATATACGATTCGCTTTGATGCACTTTCTCCATCGCAGGAAAACTTTACCAATCTTATAAAACCTCTGAGTGATTCACTTTCAGTTATGTTTGGTAAAACACCCGGTCATTATCAGGCGCAATTACAAAAAGCCAGAGCTAATAAAAACAGGTATTATCTGATAGCCAGAAAGCTAAGTTATACCCAATATATGCGTATAAAAAGTTTTCCGCTTTTTAATAAAGGAGCTTACAAAGGGGGTATTATTGTGGAGCAGAAAACAGTTCGGGAACATCCTATTGGTTTGGTAGCGCAGAGAACTATCGGTTACGAAAGAGCAAATGCAGATGGCTCGCCTAACGGGAAAGGATTAGAATACGCTTTTCGTAAATACATCAATGGCAAGAACGGTCATCGTATGATGCAAAAAATTGCCAAAAGCCAGTGGAAACCTATTAGTGATAATAATGAATTAGACCCGCAGGACGGTTATGATATCGTATCTACTATAGATGTGTATATTCAGGATATTGCCCATCATGCTTTGTTGAAACAATTGGAGCATTACGAGGCTGACCACGGTTGTGTAGTAGTGATGGAAACCAAAACCGGAGCCATTAAGGCTATTTCAAACTTGGGAAGGGCCTCTGATGGCAGTTATTATGAATCACAGAATTATGCCGTAGCAGAATCGCACGAACCGGGTTCTACTTTTAAGCTGTTTGACCTGATAGCACTTTTAGACGACCATAAGGTGGATACCAGTAAAGTGTATGATACCCATAACGGAGTTGTTGAATATTATAAGAGAAAAGTACGGGATTCCAAAAAAGGAGGCTATGGAAAGATCTCTTTAGCCAGAGGATTCGAACTGTCCTCCAATACTGTGTTGGTACAAGCTGTTCATGATAATTATAAAGATAATCCGCAACAGTTTATAGATAGAATAAATAGTTATGGTTTAAGCAAACCTTTAGGCTTGCAGTTAATAGGTGAAGGAAAACCGAGAATTCCGCAACCCGGCGACAAGAATTGGTACGGAACCACTTTACCATGGATGGCATTTGGTTACGGAATTGCAATGACGCCTTTACAAACACTTACCCTATACAATGCAGTGGCTAACAATGGGAAAATGGTAAAACCCTATTTCGTAAAAGAGATTAAAGAGTGGAATAAAACTATTGAAAAGTTCGAGCCTGAAGTGATCAATCCTAAAATTGCTTCGGATGAAACCTTAAAAAAAGTTCGGGCAGTATTAGAGAACGTGGTGAAGAGAGGAACAGGTTCTAAACTGTATTCTAAAGATTTTTCGATGGCAGGAAAAACAGGAACGGCACAAGCTAATTATCGCGATCGGTCAAAGCTGTATTATGTATCCTCATTTGCGGGGTATTTTCCGGCTAATGATCCTAAGTATTCTTGTATAGTAGTGGTTCATAAACCTAATGTTTCTGCCGGATATTATGGTGCTGATGTCGCCGGACCAGTTTTTAAACGTATTGCACAGAAAATTTACACGGATTCTCCTCCTACAAATCATATAAAGGATATTAATGAGAAGATAAATGCGGTAGAAAAACAATATGCTTCTTATTATAAGAAGTCAAATAATGCAACAGATAAAGTTCCTGATGTAAAAGGAATGCAGGCAATGGATGCCGTTGCACTTCTGGAGAATTTAGGGTTGCATGTTGAAATTAAAGGTGTCGGAAAAGTAAAAACACAATCGGTTAAAGCCGGTGAAAAGATCAATAAAGATTCAATCATCATTTTAGAATTATCGTGAAGCTATTAAAAGATATATTATACAAAGTACACATTGAAGCGGTAAGAGGAACCACTGATGTGACTATCGGGAAAATTGAATTTGATTCCAGAAAAATTCAGTTGAATGATGCTTTTGTAGCTATCAGAGGTACTCTGTCAGATGGTCATGCATTTATTGATAAGGCTGTGGATCAAGGAGCGATAGCTGTAATTTGCGAAGAGTTTCCTGAGCGAATTGTAAACGGTGTGACCTATATTCAGGTTCAGAATACACATGAGGCATTAGCTTTTACAGCAGCTAATTATTACGACAACCCTTCCGATAAGTTAAAATTGGTGGGAGTAACCGGAACCAACGGGAAAACAACAATAGCTTCTTTATTATACCAAATGTTTAAACGTGCCGGGTATAAAGTAGGCTTGTTGTCAACTGTAAAAATTCTGGTAGATAATAACGAATTTAAGGCAACGCATACAACCCCGGATTCATTAACGATCAATTATTATTTGAATGAAATGGCTGAAGCCGGTTGTGAGTTTTGTTTCATGGAGGTAAGCTCGCACGGAATTCATCAGAAAAGAACGGAAGGGTTACATTTTACCGGAGGAATATTTACCAACTTAACACACGATCATTTAGATTATCATAAAACTTTTGCAGAATATCGGGATGTTAAGAAATCGTTCTTTGATAATTTGCCGAAAACGGCATTTGCAATCAGTAACGTTGACGATAAGAACGGAATGGTAATGTTGCAAAATACAGTAGCTAAAAAAGTTACTTATGCTATAAAGTCCTATGCAGATTATAAAGCGCAGATTTTGGAAAATCAGTTTAGTGGTTTGTTGCTGAAGATCAATAATAATGAAGTTTGGACTAAATTAATAGGAGCGTTCAACGCCTATAACTTATTAGCGATCTATGCAACGGGTGTCGAATTAGGTTTAGAAAGTGATGAAGTATTGCGCTTACTTTCCGAACTCGAAAGTGTGTCGGGAAGATTCCAGTATTTCGTGTCACCGGGCAAAATAACAGCCGTTGTAGATTATGCTCATACACCGGATGCTTTGGAAAATGTGCTGAAAACAATAAACGATATACGGACAAAAAATGAAATTTTAATAACGGTTGTAGGTTGTGGTGGAGATCGGGATAAGACTAAAAGACCAGTAATGGCCAAGATAGCTTCCGATTTAAGTAATAAAGTCATTTTTACATCCGATAATCCACGCTCAGAAGATCCGCAAGTCATCATTGATGAGATGGAAAAAGGAGTAGAACCGCAAAATTTCAAAAAAACACTTTCTATTTTAGATAGAAAACAAGCCATAAAAACAGCGTGCCAAATGGCACAGCCCAATGATATTATAGTAATTGCCGGAAAAGGACATGAAACCTATCAGGAAATTAAAGGCGTGCGACATGATTTTGATGATATGAAGATCGTAAAAGAATTTTTAAACCAATTAAGCTAAAACTAACTCGCAATGTTATATTATTTATTTCAGTATTTAGACAAAGCATTTGATGTTCCGGGAGCCGGAGTGTTTCAGTATATCACGTTTCGTTCAGCGATGGCATTCATTCTTTCGCTGGCAATTGCTACTATTTACGGAAAAAAGATCATCAACTTTTTAAGAAAACAACAAGTTGGTGAAACCATACGAGAGTTAGGGTTAGAAGGACAAACGCAAAAAGCGGGAACGCCTACAATGGGAGGGATCATTATTATTCTGGCAACATTAGTTCCGGTATTCCTGTTTGCAAGGTTAGAGAATATCTATGTTATTCTTTTAATAATAACTACCCTGTGGATGGGAACAATAGGATTTATTGATGATTATATTAAGATATTTAAGAAAGACAAAGAAGGATTAAAAGGAAGGTTTAAAGTAATCGGGCAAGTTGGTCTGGGGTTAATAGTAGGATCTGTACTCTATTTCCACTCAGGGGTTACCGTACGTAAAGATACTATGGGAGCTCGTGTTAAAATAGAAAACGTAGATACTAAATTCTTACAGGAAAAATCAACAGCAACAACGATTCCGTTCTTAAAGAATAATGAGTTTGATTATGCTAAAGTACTGTCGTTTATGGGCGATGGTTATGAAAAATGGGCATGGTTGATCTTTAT
Proteins encoded in this window:
- a CDS encoding FtsL-like putative cell division protein, translated to MKNGIYSLLKAKFLVSDDALKNWKFIVFLIFLAMIMIANNHRYDAKNYKITELTNRVKELRSEFVDRRSELMKLKMESTVAKKMEKREIYPASVPPTKIIVKKSIKEEKSFFDRFKLWQ
- a CDS encoding penicillin-binding protein gives rise to the protein MAVKPKNTNYRMYGVAFTIFVIAILVLVKLNNIQWVEGEYYRKLAKERTVKNFTIPANKGNVYSADGSLLATSIPEYTIRFDALSPSQENFTNLIKPLSDSLSVMFGKTPGHYQAQLQKARANKNRYYLIARKLSYTQYMRIKSFPLFNKGAYKGGIIVEQKTVREHPIGLVAQRTIGYERANADGSPNGKGLEYAFRKYINGKNGHRMMQKIAKSQWKPISDNNELDPQDGYDIVSTIDVYIQDIAHHALLKQLEHYEADHGCVVVMETKTGAIKAISNLGRASDGSYYESQNYAVAESHEPGSTFKLFDLIALLDDHKVDTSKVYDTHNGVVEYYKRKVRDSKKGGYGKISLARGFELSSNTVLVQAVHDNYKDNPQQFIDRINSYGLSKPLGLQLIGEGKPRIPQPGDKNWYGTTLPWMAFGYGIAMTPLQTLTLYNAVANNGKMVKPYFVKEIKEWNKTIEKFEPEVINPKIASDETLKKVRAVLENVVKRGTGSKLYSKDFSMAGKTGTAQANYRDRSKLYYVSSFAGYFPANDPKYSCIVVVHKPNVSAGYYGADVAGPVFKRIAQKIYTDSPPTNHIKDINEKINAVEKQYASYYKKSNNATDKVPDVKGMQAMDAVALLENLGLHVEIKGVGKVKTQSVKAGEKINKDSIIILELS
- a CDS encoding UDP-N-acetylmuramoyl-L-alanyl-D-glutamate--2,6-diaminopimelate ligase produces the protein MKLLKDILYKVHIEAVRGTTDVTIGKIEFDSRKIQLNDAFVAIRGTLSDGHAFIDKAVDQGAIAVICEEFPERIVNGVTYIQVQNTHEALAFTAANYYDNPSDKLKLVGVTGTNGKTTIASLLYQMFKRAGYKVGLLSTVKILVDNNEFKATHTTPDSLTINYYLNEMAEAGCEFCFMEVSSHGIHQKRTEGLHFTGGIFTNLTHDHLDYHKTFAEYRDVKKSFFDNLPKTAFAISNVDDKNGMVMLQNTVAKKVTYAIKSYADYKAQILENQFSGLLLKINNNEVWTKLIGAFNAYNLLAIYATGVELGLESDEVLRLLSELESVSGRFQYFVSPGKITAVVDYAHTPDALENVLKTINDIRTKNEILITVVGCGGDRDKTKRPVMAKIASDLSNKVIFTSDNPRSEDPQVIIDEMEKGVEPQNFKKTLSILDRKQAIKTACQMAQPNDIIVIAGKGHETYQEIKGVRHDFDDMKIVKEFLNQLS
- the mraY gene encoding phospho-N-acetylmuramoyl-pentapeptide-transferase, translated to MLYYLFQYLDKAFDVPGAGVFQYITFRSAMAFILSLAIATIYGKKIINFLRKQQVGETIRELGLEGQTQKAGTPTMGGIIIILATLVPVFLFARLENIYVILLIITTLWMGTIGFIDDYIKIFKKDKEGLKGRFKVIGQVGLGLIVGSVLYFHSGVTVRKDTMGARVKIENVDTKFLQEKSTATTIPFLKNNEFDYAKVLSFMGDGYEKWAWLIFIPVVIFIITAVSNGANLTDGIDGLAAGTSAISVLTLGIFTFLSGNIIFSDYLNIMYIPNSGEMTIYIAAFVGALVGFLWYNTYPATVFMGDTGSLTIGGIIAVIAIAIRKELMIPILCGIFLAENLSVVLQVSYFKYTKKKYGEGRRIFLMSPLHHHYQKKGYHESKIVTRFWIVGILLAIFTLVSLKLR